One segment of Alnus glutinosa chromosome 2, dhAlnGlut1.1, whole genome shotgun sequence DNA contains the following:
- the LOC133859904 gene encoding alkane hydroxylase MAH1-like, with translation MAILGYAEILVAFFCFLFLWHWRWNRDSPIINWPVVGMLPALLRNASNVHEFVTHALKHYGGTFEFKGPWFTNMNFVITSDPMNIHQIMSRNFSNYTKGPEFREIFEPLGDGIFNSDSDSWKHQRKLIHSLIKNSQFELFLKQVVQDKVEKGLVPVLDRVSSLGIEVNLQDVFQRFTFDNICLMVLGFDTNCLSIEFPNVAYEKAFDQIEESVFSRHIVPESIWKLQRWLQLGEEKKLSKAWKVLDQFVYNCISSKREELSKDTTQKSKEANFDLLTAYIEQDGGAETVGFTKFSNKFLRDAAFNLMLAGRDTVSAGLTWLLWLVATHPSVEAKIVEEIRDHLLVNNEIKWGIDELNKLVYLHGAICESLRLFPSVPFEHKYAVQSDILPSGHRISPSTRLLYSAYTMGRMEGIWGGDCLEFKPERWISEQGRIVHVPSYKFIAFNAGPRTCLGKDMSFIQMKIVASSIIWNYRVQVVEGHPVLPSISIILHMKHGLKVRVTRRDL, from the coding sequence ATGGCCATACTTGGGTACGCAGAGATACTTGTAGCCtttttttgcttcctttttctttggcatTGGAGATGGAACAGAGACTCTCCCATCATAAACTGGCCGGTCGTCGGAATGCTTCCGGCGCTTCTTCGAAATGCGTCGAATGTCCACGAGTTCGTAACCCATGCTCTCAAACATTACGGGGGAACTTTCGAGTTTAAGGGCCCTTGGTTCACTAACATGAACTTTGTGATCACCAGTGATCCCATGAACATCCACCAAATTATGAGCAGAAACTTTTCGAACTACACTAAAGGGCCCGAGTTTCGGGAGATTTTCGAACCTCTGGGAGATGGGATTTTCAATTCTGATTCCGACTCGTGGAAGCACCAGAGGAAGCTGATTCATTCGTTGATAAAAAACAGCCAGTTCGAGTTGTTCTTGAAGCAAGTTGTGCAGGACAAGGTGGAAAAGGGCCTCGTTCCTGTTCTCGATCGCGTCTCTAGTCTTGGAATCGAGGTGAATTTACAAGATGTTTTTCAGCGGTTCACTTTTGATAACATTTGCTTgatggttttgggttttgatacAAACTGCCTCTCAATTGAATTCCCGAACGTTGCGTATGAAAAGGCGTTTGATCAAATAGAGGAGAGCGTCTTTTCCCGACACATAGTCCCAGAAAGCATCTGGAAGTTGCAGAGATGGCTTCAACTCGGAGAAGAGAAGAAGCTAAGCAAGGCCTGGAAAGTTCTCGATCAATTTGTGTACAACTGCATCTCATCCAAGCGTGAAGAACTAAGCAAAGACACGACCCAGAAATCAAAGGAAGCAAACTTCGACTTACTCACAGCTTATATAGAGCAAGATGGAGGAGCAGAAACGGTCGGTTTCACAAAATTTTCCAACAAGTTCTTAAGGGACGCGGCATTCAATCTCATGCTGGCAGGTAGGGATACCGTAAGCGCAGGCCTCACCTGGTTGCTATGGCTTGTTGCCACGCACCCATCAGTGGAAGCTAAGATTGTGGAAGAGATCAGAGACCATTTGCTCGTTAACAACGAGATCAAGTGGGGTATAGACGAGCTAAACAAGCTTGTTTATCTCCACGGAGCCATATGTGAGTCGTTACGGCTTTTCCCATCTGTACCTTTCGAACACAAGTACGCAGTTCAATCCGACATTCTTCCCAGCGGCCACCGTATTAGCCCAAGTACGAGACTGTTGTACTCTGCATACACAATGGGAAGGATGGAAGGTATATGGGGCGGAGATTGCTTGGAGTTCAAGCCAGAGAGATGGATATCGGAGCAAGGAAGAATCGTGCATGTACCATCTTACAAGTTCATAGCATTTAATGCAGGTCCAAGGACTTGTTTGGGTAAGGACATGAGTTTCATTCAAATGAAAATAGTTGCAAGCTCTATCATTTGGAATTATCGTGTTCAAGTAGTTGAAGGTCATCCCGTTTTGCCGAGCATCTCCATTATACTCCATATGAAACATGGTTTGAAGGTTAGGGTCACCAGAAGAgat